The DNA sequence GGACGTGGGGATGCGTGCGGCAGCGGTGATTACCGGCTCGTTACAGCGGTGAGACTCCTGCAGCACAGTGTTATTCCCTGGATAACCACCGGGAAACAGGCGACTTCTGTACTGGAACACGTAGCCCACTTCGGCTCTCGCTCATCGGCAATGCGGCCGAGGCGGCATCTATCTTCGCCCTCCAGGAGGACCCGTGTCCGATATCGATCAGTTGATTGCCGAGAATATCAAGAAGTCTGTGGCTGAGATCCCGCATCCGTCGTTGCCGAAGGGCAGCAACATTTATGGGGGGACGAAGTTGTTCCCGGATTATCAGGCTGAGGGTGGGGAGTCGTATTTCACGTTGGTTCATGGGATTGCTCATGAGTCGTCGGTGAGTTTTGTGGCGGTGTTGCAGGCGACGCGGGCGTTGCGTAAGGGGTTTGAGTCGGCGTTGTATTTTTATGGTCCGGGTGCGATCAATTGCCTGGCCACG is a window from the Williamsia sp. DF01-3 genome containing:
- a CDS encoding MSMEG_0572/Sll0783 family nitrogen starvation response protein, with protein sequence MSDIDQLIAENIKKSVAEIPHPSLPKGSNIYGGTKLFPDYQAEGGESYFTLVHGIAHESSVSFVAVLQATRALRKGFESALYFYGPGAINCLATRGFPTTGDSGFPGEQNINDSLGTFIGEGGTVYCCRFGLALHGGREEDLIEGVIPAHPLDVQDALIHYARKGAIINSTYMV